A part of Aegilops tauschii subsp. strangulata cultivar AL8/78 chromosome 2, Aet v6.0, whole genome shotgun sequence genomic DNA contains:
- the LOC109764575 gene encoding basic blue protein-like produces the protein MARGTMVPTLLVLLLAIFCAATVVHGKEWNVGRQDGWFFSISNWGDDKPIKVGDVLVFKYKAIAHNVVQVSEEDYNACTVSRPSPTYRSGNDHIKVTSSGRFFFICYVKTPLHCENGMKIAITVQ, from the exons ATGGCACGAGGAACCATGGTACCCACCCTTCTGGTGCTGCTTCTGGCTATTTTCTGCGCGGCCACCGTCGTCCACGGCAAGGAATGGAACGTCGGTCGCCAGGACGGATGGTTCTTCAGCATCTCCAATTGGGGGGACGACAAGCCAATCAAGGTCGGCGATGTGCTTG TGTTCAAGTACAAGGCAATTGCGCACAACGTGGTGCAGGTCTCAGAAGAAGACTACAACGCATGCACGGTCTCTCGCCCATCGCCGACCTACCGCTCCGGCAATGACCACATTAAGGTCACCAGCAGTGGCAGATTCTTCTTCATATGTTATGTGAAAACTCCTTTACACTGTGAGAATGGCATGAAGATAGCCATCACTGTCCAATAG